One window of Fusobacterium polymorphum genomic DNA carries:
- a CDS encoding DUF1576 domain-containing protein: MDKITQRMKEIEILTVALSMLILIFFISYVINEHENIFIGMYKIITSPAVLVTDFMQVGGIGAAFLNAILIFSFNFFLVKSFKVKINGITIAAFFTVFGFSFFGKNILNILPFYLGGILYSIYTSTDFSEHIIPIAFSSALAPFVSSVAFYGDISYETSYINAILIGVLIGFIVVPLARSLFDFHEGYDLYNLGFTAGILGSVIIAVLKLYHFEITPQFLLSTEYDSPLKILCSAAFTSLIIIGFYINDNSLSGYFSLIKDDGYKSDFTQKYGYGLTFINMGIMGFISMGFVVITGQTFNGPVLAGIFTVVGFSANGKTVFNTIPVLIGVLLASLGSKGSIFTLAISGLFGTALAPISGVFGPIAGIIAGWLHLAVVQNVGLVHGGLNLYNNGFSAGIVAGFLLPIFNMITDNNNQRKMNIQKKHMNFLKTVQANIKKRMNENNENEEKK, translated from the coding sequence ATGGATAAAATCACTCAGAGAATGAAAGAAATAGAAATTTTAACTGTCGCCTTGTCTATGTTAATTCTAATATTTTTCATTAGCTATGTTATTAATGAACATGAAAATATATTTATAGGAATGTATAAAATAATTACTTCTCCTGCTGTTTTAGTTACTGATTTTATGCAGGTAGGTGGTATAGGAGCAGCTTTTCTAAATGCTATTTTAATTTTTTCTTTTAATTTTTTCTTAGTAAAGTCTTTTAAAGTGAAAATTAATGGAATAACTATTGCTGCTTTTTTTACAGTTTTTGGCTTTTCATTTTTTGGAAAAAACATTTTAAATATTTTACCTTTTTATTTAGGAGGTATCTTATATAGCATATACACTTCAACAGATTTCTCTGAACATATTATTCCTATTGCTTTTTCAAGTGCCTTAGCACCCTTTGTAAGTAGTGTTGCTTTTTATGGTGATATATCTTATGAAACCTCATATATAAATGCTATTTTAATTGGTGTTTTAATTGGCTTTATAGTAGTTCCTTTAGCAAGAAGCCTTTTTGATTTTCATGAAGGTTATGACTTGTATAATTTAGGATTTACAGCAGGAATACTTGGTTCAGTTATTATTGCTGTTTTAAAATTATATCATTTTGAAATCACACCACAATTTTTATTATCAACAGAATATGATAGCCCTTTAAAAATTTTATGTTCAGCTGCTTTTACATCTTTGATAATTATTGGATTTTATATAAATGATAATTCACTTTCAGGCTATTTTTCTCTAATAAAAGATGATGGATACAAGTCTGATTTTACACAAAAATATGGTTATGGATTAACATTTATAAATATGGGAATAATGGGATTTATAAGTATGGGATTTGTTGTTATAACTGGTCAAACATTTAATGGTCCAGTTTTGGCAGGTATTTTTACTGTAGTTGGATTTTCTGCAAATGGGAAAACTGTTTTTAATACCATTCCTGTATTAATAGGAGTTTTACTTGCAAGTTTAGGAAGTAAAGGTAGTATTTTTACCCTAGCTATATCTGGATTATTTGGAACTGCTCTTGCTCCAATATCTGGTGTTTTTGGTCCTATTGCTGGAATTATAGCTGGTTGGTTACATCTAGCTGTTGTACAAAATGTAGGTTTGGTTCATGGTGGACTTAATCTATATAATAATGGATTTTCTGCAGGAATTGTAGCTGGATTCTTATTACCTATATTTAATATGATAACTGATAATAATAATCAAAGAAAAATGAATATTCAAAAAAAACATATGAATTTTTTAAAAACTGTACAAGCAAATATAAAAAAAAGAATGAATGAAAATAATGAAAATGAGGAGAAAAAATGA
- a CDS encoding NUDIX hydrolase, producing the protein MKILDTPNLKFLKVGLDTDPLNNHNLEYLEKQNAIAALILNHSGDKVLFVNQYRAGVHNYIYEVPAGLIENNEEPIVALEREVREETGYKREDYDILYDSNTGFLVSPGYTTEKIYIYIIKLKSDDIIPLELDLDETENLYTRWIDIRDAGKLTLDMKTIFSLHIYANLIK; encoded by the coding sequence ATGAAAATATTAGACACACCTAATTTAAAATTTTTGAAAGTTGGACTTGATACTGATCCTTTAAACAATCATAATTTAGAGTATTTGGAAAAACAAAATGCTATTGCCGCTCTAATTTTAAATCATTCAGGAGACAAAGTTCTATTTGTAAATCAATATAGAGCTGGTGTTCATAATTATATCTATGAAGTTCCTGCTGGACTTATTGAAAATAATGAAGAACCTATTGTTGCTCTTGAAAGAGAAGTTAGAGAAGAAACAGGATATAAGAGAGAGGATTATGATATTTTATATGATAGTAACACAGGCTTTTTGGTTTCTCCTGGCTATACAACGGAAAAAATCTATATCTATATTATAAAGTTAAAATCAGATGACATTATTCCTTTGGAATTAGACTTAGATGAAACAGAAAATCTTTATACAAGATGGATAGATATTAGAGATGCTGGAAAATTAACTCTTGATATGAAAACTATATTTTCTTTACATATATATGCAAATTTAATAAAATAG
- a CDS encoding MalY/PatB family protein, translating to MKKIDLNKTYERRGTDSIKWDHMDFLDNCATKNTLPLWLSDMEFKVADEILETLKNRIDHGFLGHSMAGDEYLNAVCNWYKNKFNWTIDKNSIFYSPGILPAIGFVIFALTNLEDGVIIQPPVFYPFSELIKGQGRTVINNNLINENGYYKIDFSDLREKASDPKNKLLILCSPHNPVGRVWTKEELEEIVKICEETNTYILSDEIHCDLTRKNIQHFPIRTITNYKNIIVAVSPSKTFNVAGLPIASIVIDDEKLREIWLKETKNKYYIRFAPPLDMVLSIAAYNKCGYWLEQVLDYIEDNFNFMEKYLKENLPKINYKKPEGTYLAWVNFGAYVDYKELLDILITKYDLLIESGHVFGKPGEGYFRISVACPRVYLEEGLKRIVFQNI from the coding sequence ATGAAAAAGATAGACTTAAATAAGACTTATGAAAGAAGAGGAACAGATAGTATAAAATGGGATCATATGGACTTTTTAGATAATTGTGCTACTAAGAACACACTACCACTTTGGTTATCAGATATGGAATTTAAAGTAGCTGATGAAATATTAGAAACTTTAAAAAATAGAATTGATCATGGTTTTTTAGGACATTCAATGGCAGGAGATGAATATTTGAATGCTGTATGTAATTGGTATAAAAATAAATTTAATTGGACAATTGATAAAAATTCAATATTTTATTCCCCTGGAATTTTACCTGCAATAGGTTTTGTTATTTTTGCATTAACAAATCTTGAAGATGGTGTTATTATTCAACCTCCTGTATTTTATCCTTTTTCTGAATTAATAAAAGGGCAAGGAAGAACAGTTATAAATAATAATTTAATTAATGAAAATGGTTATTACAAAATTGATTTTTCTGATTTAAGAGAAAAAGCAAGTGACCCTAAAAATAAATTATTAATTTTGTGTTCACCACATAATCCAGTTGGTCGTGTGTGGACTAAGGAAGAATTAGAAGAAATTGTAAAAATTTGTGAAGAAACAAATACTTATATTCTTTCTGATGAAATACATTGTGACTTAACTAGAAAAAATATTCAGCATTTTCCAATAAGAACAATTACTAATTATAAAAATATTATTGTTGCTGTATCTCCAAGTAAAACTTTTAATGTTGCTGGATTACCTATTGCTTCTATAGTAATTGATGATGAAAAATTAAGAGAAATATGGTTAAAAGAAACTAAAAACAAATACTATATACGTTTTGCACCTCCTTTGGATATGGTTTTATCAATAGCAGCATATAATAAATGTGGATACTGGTTAGAACAAGTTTTAGATTATATAGAAGATAATTTTAATTTTATGGAAAAATATTTAAAAGAAAATTTACCTAAAATTAATTATAAAAAACCAGAAGGAACATACTTAGCTTGGGTTAATTTTGGAGCTTATGTAGATTATAAAGAACTTTTAGATATTTTAATAACTAAATATGATCTATTAATCGAAAGTGGTCATGTTTTTGGTAAACCAGGAGAAGGATATTTTAGAATAAGTGTTGCTTGTCCAAGAGTTTATTTAGAGGAAGGATTAAAGAGAATAGTTTTCCAGAATATATAG
- a CDS encoding helix-turn-helix domain-containing protein, translated as MDRLNILVSENIKRIRQEKNLSLGDLAKLSDVSKSMLAQIERGEGNPTLSTLWKIANGMQVSFNTLIAQPKLPYKVTKLAEIEPILDMNGGLKNYSLFSDIENNFSVYQIEVGKEISWISEAHLSGTAEFVIVIQGTLEIKLEEKTFILKKGENLWFKADIPHGYCNLDEGTTIFHNILYNK; from the coding sequence TTGGATAGATTAAATATATTAGTTTCAGAAAATATAAAGAGAATCAGACAAGAAAAAAATTTAAGTCTGGGTGATTTAGCTAAATTAAGTGATGTGAGTAAATCAATGCTTGCACAAATTGAAAGAGGTGAAGGAAATCCAACACTTTCTACTCTTTGGAAAATTGCAAATGGAATGCAAGTATCTTTTAATACTTTAATTGCTCAACCTAAGTTGCCATATAAAGTTACTAAACTTGCAGAAATTGAGCCAATACTTGATATGAATGGTGGGTTAAAAAATTATTCTTTATTTTCTGATATTGAAAATAATTTTAGTGTTTACCAAATAGAAGTAGGTAAAGAAATTTCTTGGATTTCAGAAGCGCATTTATCTGGTACAGCAGAATTTGTAATTGTTATACAAGGAACTCTTGAAATAAAATTAGAAGAAAAAACTTTTATTTTAAAAAAAGGTGAAAATCTTTGGTTTAAAGCTGATATTCCACATGGTTATTGTAATCTAGATGAAGGAACTACAATATTTCATAATATACTATATAATAAATAA